One genomic region from Bacillus sp. SLBN-46 encodes:
- a CDS encoding cupin domain-containing protein, whose protein sequence is MDIGSKIRAIRNRKKITIAQMCEGTGLSKGFISNVENNNTSPSINTLQTIATFLGVPLPYLLLEKKQHMRVIKKGERTYSTYNNLKIEHLTSQGGLRMMLVEFPPGASMGEANAHEGLESHLVLEGKVLAEQGEDSVLLEEGDTFSWNASVPHFVKNVGEEKAIVLISVYSDTERNDVF, encoded by the coding sequence GTGGATATTGGATCAAAGATTCGCGCAATACGTAACAGAAAAAAAATCACCATTGCGCAAATGTGTGAAGGAACGGGACTATCGAAGGGCTTTATCAGCAATGTTGAAAACAATAACACGTCTCCTTCCATTAACACACTGCAAACAATAGCGACTTTTTTAGGCGTGCCTTTACCTTATTTACTATTGGAAAAAAAGCAGCATATGCGCGTCATCAAAAAGGGAGAAAGAACGTATTCGACCTATAACAACTTAAAAATTGAACATTTAACGTCACAAGGCGGATTACGCATGATGTTGGTCGAGTTTCCTCCGGGTGCATCCATGGGGGAAGCCAATGCCCATGAAGGCCTGGAAAGCCATTTAGTGTTAGAAGGAAAGGTCCTTGCCGAGCAGGGAGAAGACTCGGTCCTCTTGGAAGAAGGGGATACATTTAGCTGGAACGCAAGCGTCCCACACTTTGTTAAAAATGTGGGTGAGGAAAAAGCGATCGTGCTCATCTCTGTATACTCAGATACGGAACGGAATGATGTTTTCTAG
- a CDS encoding EAL domain-containing protein produces the protein MDEYDLLRGEREMGCEVCLPTARGYTVYFAENESVSKLTTYFQKFSGQSWKYINERMFWLQEPVFFAVLDYLEVHMDHHHIFAVLTSPVDPLKNLHELRPILSYKEERNASWIDRLIESSSIKTHYQPIVKVDSDAIHVIGHELLSRGLDENGEIIPPFKMFEAARIRNRTFALDRVCRMQSIRNASVVQDKLIFINFIPTAIYVPEHCLSTTFALIQQLNIKPEQVVFEVVETDEVEDLEHLKSILNYYRAHGFKYALDDVGVGFNNLEKLAQMEPDIVKLAFEFTNGVSGNPAKQEVAQSVLTIAHKMNALALAEGVECEEDLHFLKEMGYDLYQGYYFSKPQEQPVEVIEKK, from the coding sequence ATGGATGAATACGATTTGTTAAGGGGAGAAAGAGAAATGGGATGTGAAGTTTGTCTGCCAACTGCAAGGGGCTATACTGTCTATTTTGCTGAAAATGAAAGTGTTTCAAAATTAACAACTTATTTCCAAAAGTTCTCTGGACAGTCTTGGAAATATATAAACGAGCGGATGTTTTGGTTACAAGAACCGGTTTTTTTTGCTGTACTTGATTATCTCGAAGTCCATATGGACCATCATCATATTTTCGCCGTATTAACTAGCCCAGTCGATCCATTAAAAAATCTACATGAGTTACGACCAATTCTTTCCTATAAAGAAGAACGCAATGCCAGCTGGATTGATAGATTAATAGAAAGCAGCTCCATCAAAACCCATTATCAGCCAATAGTAAAGGTTGATAGTGACGCAATTCATGTTATTGGTCACGAACTTTTGTCTCGTGGACTCGATGAAAACGGAGAAATCATTCCACCTTTTAAAATGTTTGAAGCAGCCAGAATTAGAAATCGTACGTTTGCATTAGACCGCGTCTGTAGAATGCAATCGATTCGAAATGCCTCCGTCGTGCAGGATAAACTGATATTTATAAACTTTATCCCCACGGCTATCTATGTCCCTGAGCACTGTCTCTCGACCACCTTTGCCTTAATCCAGCAATTGAATATAAAACCAGAACAAGTTGTGTTCGAAGTGGTCGAAACAGACGAAGTAGAGGATCTGGAACATTTAAAATCAATCTTAAATTATTACCGGGCACATGGCTTTAAGTACGCCCTGGATGATGTGGGTGTTGGCTTCAATAACTTGGAGAAGCTTGCACAAATGGAACCGGATATTGTGAAGCTTGCCTTTGAATTTACAAACGGCGTTAGTGGGAATCCAGCGAAGCAAGAAGTAGCACAATCCGTTTTGACCATTGCCCACAAGATGAATGCATTAGCTCTTGCCGAAGGTGTGGAGTGCGAAGAAGATTTACACTTCTTAAAAGAAATGGGCTACGACCTATATCAAGGCTACTATTTTTCCAAGCCGCAAGAACAACCTGTTGAAGTCATTGAAAAGAAATAG
- a CDS encoding cupin domain-containing protein — MFTYGEQVDAVATEEGVTRKLLSQGGSLMMTEVTFRKDAVGSIHSHPHEQISYIIQGSFEFNLGGEIQQVAKGDSIYIPSDMLHGVRALEEDSIILDVFTPQREDFLK, encoded by the coding sequence ATGTTTACATATGGAGAACAGGTAGATGCGGTAGCTACTGAGGAAGGCGTAACAAGGAAGTTGTTAAGCCAGGGCGGAAGCCTCATGATGACGGAAGTTACTTTTAGGAAAGATGCAGTTGGAAGTATCCATTCCCATCCACATGAACAGATTAGCTACATCATTCAGGGGAGTTTTGAATTCAACTTGGGTGGGGAAATTCAACAGGTCGCCAAAGGGGATAGCATTTATATACCGTCCGATATGTTGCACGGTGTGAGGGCACTTGAGGAAGACTCTATTATTTTAGATGTGTTTACTCCACAGCGCGAGGACTTTTTGAAATAA
- a CDS encoding DMT family transporter has product MKQEEASRSIALPLTISIIAISFSAIFVKWSDAPASVLSMYRMLFASILMLPIVWKHRDEFNNIEKRDWFFLFFSGSFLALHFVLWFGSLKLTTVASSTIILALQPIVSLVGGFLLFRERTTLSALMTMGIAIIGAMMIGWGDFGLSQDAIMGDVLSFLSVISVVGYLLIGQTIVKKVSHWLYSFCVFFSAALILIIYNFITGVDFGGYPAKEWGIYLLLATVPTVSHVINNWLLKYVNATTISMSILGEPVGSTFLAFILLHERLVPWQIAGGLLVLIGVFFFMTQKQKPLPQVIEKETYQ; this is encoded by the coding sequence ATGAAACAGGAAGAAGCATCAAGGTCCATTGCCCTGCCGCTTACCATTTCCATTATAGCCATCTCGTTTTCAGCTATCTTTGTCAAATGGTCAGACGCGCCAGCCTCAGTTTTAAGTATGTATCGAATGTTATTTGCAAGTATTTTAATGCTTCCCATTGTATGGAAACATCGAGATGAATTTAACAACATCGAGAAAAGAGATTGGTTCTTTTTATTTTTTTCAGGCTCGTTTTTAGCTTTACATTTTGTCCTTTGGTTTGGGTCATTAAAGCTAACGACAGTAGCCAGTTCGACAATCATTCTAGCTTTGCAGCCAATTGTGTCCTTAGTCGGGGGCTTTTTACTGTTTAGAGAGAGAACCACCTTATCCGCCCTAATGACAATGGGAATTGCAATTATTGGCGCGATGATGATCGGCTGGGGAGATTTCGGATTGAGCCAGGATGCCATTATGGGGGATGTACTTTCCTTCTTAAGTGTGATTTCGGTTGTAGGCTACCTATTAATCGGGCAAACCATCGTGAAAAAAGTATCTCATTGGCTATATAGCTTTTGTGTATTTTTCTCTGCTGCTCTTATTTTAATTATTTATAACTTTATAACTGGTGTGGACTTCGGCGGCTATCCAGCGAAGGAATGGGGAATCTACCTGTTACTTGCGACGGTTCCTACCGTAAGTCACGTAATAAATAATTGGCTCCTCAAATATGTCAATGCCACTACCATTTCTATGAGTATTTTAGGAGAACCTGTGGGGTCGACGTTTTTAGCCTTTATCTTATTACATGAACGGCTTGTTCCATGGCAAATTGCAGGGGGCTTGCTCGTCCTTATAGGAGTCTTCTTCTTTATGACCCAGAAGCAAAAGCCACTTCCACAAGTCATTGAAAAAGAGACGTACCAATAA
- a CDS encoding DoxX family protein: MNNKFEVSTFILRVVLGISFFIHGLTKFQGGIENIVGWFDSIGLPGGLAYVVAVIEVVGGLALVFGLGSRIVSILLSLVMIGAMIKVKLAVGFLGNGQMAGYELDLAFLAMAVVIAINGSKLFALDQVIFNKQSNKSGNHKAA, translated from the coding sequence ATGAATAATAAATTTGAAGTCAGTACATTCATTTTACGAGTAGTTTTAGGGATTAGTTTTTTTATCCACGGGCTTACTAAGTTCCAAGGCGGAATAGAAAATATCGTTGGTTGGTTTGACAGTATCGGTTTACCTGGTGGATTGGCCTATGTAGTGGCAGTTATTGAGGTGGTTGGTGGATTAGCCTTAGTGTTTGGTTTAGGATCAAGAATCGTGTCTATTCTTTTATCCCTTGTCATGATTGGTGCTATGATTAAAGTGAAATTAGCTGTCGGATTTTTAGGAAATGGCCAAATGGCAGGCTACGAACTAGATTTAGCTTTCCTAGCGATGGCTGTAGTGATTGCGATCAATGGTAGCAAATTGTTTGCGCTTGACCAAGTGATTTTTAATAAGCAATCAAATAAAAGTGGAAATCATAAAGCCGCTTAA
- a CDS encoding tagaturonate reductase yields the protein MERLNKSLVNNLQTYPEKVLQFGEGNFLRAFVDWQIDVMNKKDLFNGSVVVVQPRGQEKIEKLNKQDGLYTLYLQGMKEGQAVKEHSVITSISRGINLFKQYDQYLELASNPDLRFIFSNTTEAGIAFDENDCLEDRPQKSFPGKLTAFLYERFHAFQGDKKKGCILIPCELIERNGEKLKEIILKYAELWNLGEEFVHWIHEGNTFCNTLVDRIVSGFPRESIEEVQEELGYIDPFVVVGEQFHLFVIEGPEWIREEFPAHFAGLNTLVVDDLTPYRTTKVRILNGAHTAMTPVSYLYGLDTVAEAIEHEVIGPYVRELIFDEIIPTLDVPVEELHSFANAVLERFKNPFIQHFLLSISLNSMSKFKTRDLPSLLEYYHRNQAWPEKLVFSFAALLSFYKGKRGEETIQLSDDQDVLDLFKEQWSQYDGTIESVKAIVTSVLGYEKLWEQDLNELPGLTTAVTKHLYEIETWGMKKAVEAVGGQKTASLRGEL from the coding sequence ATGGAACGTTTAAATAAAAGTTTAGTAAACAATCTTCAAACATACCCGGAGAAGGTTCTGCAATTTGGTGAGGGGAACTTTCTAAGGGCCTTTGTTGACTGGCAAATTGATGTCATGAATAAGAAGGATCTTTTTAACGGTAGTGTTGTGGTCGTTCAACCGCGTGGTCAGGAAAAAATCGAGAAGCTTAATAAACAGGATGGTCTTTATACTCTTTACCTGCAGGGGATGAAGGAAGGCCAAGCAGTTAAGGAGCATAGTGTTATTACCAGTATTAGCAGAGGCATCAATCTTTTTAAACAGTATGATCAATATCTAGAATTGGCTTCTAATCCGGATCTACGGTTTATTTTTTCCAATACAACAGAAGCTGGGATTGCCTTTGACGAGAATGATTGTTTAGAAGACCGCCCTCAAAAGAGTTTTCCAGGTAAATTAACGGCATTCTTATATGAACGTTTCCATGCCTTTCAAGGCGATAAGAAAAAAGGCTGTATTCTGATCCCTTGTGAGCTGATTGAGCGGAATGGGGAAAAATTAAAGGAAATCATCCTGAAGTATGCGGAACTTTGGAACCTTGGTGAGGAGTTTGTCCATTGGATTCATGAAGGGAATACTTTCTGCAATACGCTCGTCGATCGGATTGTTTCAGGATTCCCACGTGAGTCGATTGAAGAGGTCCAAGAGGAACTTGGCTATATTGATCCTTTTGTGGTAGTGGGAGAACAATTCCACCTATTTGTCATCGAAGGCCCTGAGTGGATCCGTGAGGAATTTCCTGCCCACTTTGCAGGGTTAAATACCTTGGTTGTGGATGATTTGACTCCATACCGCACAACAAAGGTTCGGATTTTAAACGGTGCCCATACGGCCATGACGCCTGTTTCCTATCTATATGGATTAGATACGGTTGCAGAAGCAATTGAGCATGAGGTGATTGGGCCATATGTCAGAGAACTGATTTTTGATGAGATTATTCCAACATTGGATGTGCCTGTGGAAGAATTGCATTCATTTGCGAATGCGGTATTAGAACGATTTAAGAATCCGTTTATCCAGCATTTCTTGTTAAGTATCTCACTCAATTCGATGTCTAAATTTAAGACGAGAGATTTACCTTCTTTGCTTGAGTATTACCACCGTAATCAAGCATGGCCGGAAAAACTGGTCTTCTCGTTTGCGGCCCTGCTTTCTTTTTATAAAGGAAAAAGAGGGGAAGAAACGATTCAACTCTCTGATGATCAGGATGTTCTGGATTTATTTAAGGAGCAGTGGAGCCAATACGATGGAACAATTGAAAGTGTGAAGGCGATTGTTACGAGTGTGTTAGGCTACGAAAAGCTGTGGGAGCAGGATTTAAATGAGTTGCCCGGATTAACAACAGCGGTTACAAAGCATCTATATGAAATTGAAACATGGGGAATGAAAAAGGCAGTTGAGGCTGTTGGAGGACAAAAAACAGCCAGCTTGCGGGGGGAATTATAG
- the msrA gene encoding peptide-methionine (S)-S-oxide reductase MsrA: protein MTEKIELATFAGGCFWCMVAPFDEQPGIKEVISGYTGGHKENPTYEEVCSDTTGHLEAVQITFDPHVFPYEQLLQLFWQQIDPTDAGGQFNDRGYSYKTAIFYHNEEQKKQAEASKVELAASGRFQQPIVTEILPAGPFYRAEEKHQEYYKKFPFHYNHYREGSGRARFIREKWKKRKTDEELRQELTPIQFEVTRKKATEPPFRNEFWNHTEEGIYVDIISGEPLFSSQDKYDAGCGWPSFTKPLLRNELEERFDTSHGMRRIEVRSKTADSHLGHVFDDGPGPDRARYCINSAALRFVPKSKLLEEGYGQFLRLFE, encoded by the coding sequence ATGACTGAAAAAATAGAATTAGCCACGTTTGCAGGTGGTTGCTTTTGGTGCATGGTAGCCCCTTTCGATGAGCAGCCGGGAATTAAGGAAGTCATATCAGGCTACACTGGCGGTCATAAGGAAAATCCTACCTATGAAGAAGTATGCTCCGATACTACTGGTCACTTGGAAGCCGTTCAAATTACCTTTGACCCACATGTGTTTCCATATGAACAGTTACTTCAGTTGTTTTGGCAGCAAATTGATCCAACTGATGCAGGCGGCCAGTTTAATGACCGTGGGTATTCCTATAAGACGGCAATTTTTTATCATAATGAAGAGCAAAAGAAGCAGGCGGAAGCATCTAAAGTAGAGCTTGCGGCTAGTGGACGCTTTCAACAGCCGATTGTGACGGAAATCCTTCCGGCAGGCCCTTTTTACAGGGCTGAAGAAAAACATCAGGAATATTATAAAAAATTTCCCTTCCACTATAACCATTATCGGGAGGGATCCGGACGTGCGAGGTTCATTCGTGAAAAGTGGAAGAAACGGAAAACCGATGAAGAGTTAAGGCAGGAGTTAACACCAATCCAGTTTGAAGTGACTAGGAAGAAGGCAACAGAGCCACCCTTCCGTAATGAATTTTGGAATCATACGGAGGAGGGAATCTATGTGGATATTATTTCTGGGGAACCGCTGTTTAGTTCCCAGGATAAATATGATGCAGGCTGCGGTTGGCCGAGTTTTACCAAACCGCTCCTCCGGAATGAGCTGGAGGAAAGGTTTGATACGTCACATGGAATGAGAAGAATTGAAGTTCGGAGCAAAACTGCGGATTCTCATCTCGGTCATGTGTTTGATGACGGACCAGGACCTGACCGTGCCCGTTATTGCATTAATTCAGCTGCTTTAAGGTTTGTACCAAAGAGCAAGTTACTGGAAGAGGGATATGGTCAGTTTTTACGTTTGTTTGAATAG
- a CDS encoding oligogalacturonate lyase family protein has translation MIGKEFPSEIKEYVDQKTGNMVKQLTSNGSNNYHFYFTDNSFSADDKEIYFLSDRSSNKPEVYNLFKMELETGKMVQLTNEPEGVAPSFHTKTPESDIVVYVTGKQLKKLDVSTLETTVLYDERPGIQLGHPHISADKKYIGMARNERVPIERGANYRGFKETMYATKKGWITLISLDGAEVFDVFEDTHWLGHFQFSPTHSSLATFCHEGPWNLVHQRIWLLDIRARSVQPVFRQGEDDCIGHEFWTSDGKIFFDNRRKGHDGTITVHKTQATIQKEEETGQIPFVGLADENGQLLRKIDLPYYCNHYHSNSDNTLLIGDEVENLVLVDISGEQATIETLCSHYTSWNTQRTHCHPTFSWDNTKILFTSDRDGVCNLYLVELPK, from the coding sequence ATGATTGGGAAGGAATTTCCTTCAGAAATTAAAGAGTATGTGGACCAGAAAACAGGGAACATGGTTAAACAATTGACTTCCAATGGGTCCAATAACTATCACTTTTATTTTACAGACAATTCATTTTCTGCAGATGATAAAGAAATCTATTTTTTATCGGATCGTTCCTCTAATAAGCCTGAGGTTTATAATCTATTTAAAATGGAGCTTGAGACAGGGAAAATGGTACAACTGACGAATGAACCTGAAGGAGTTGCCCCCAGCTTTCATACAAAAACGCCTGAAAGTGACATAGTCGTGTATGTGACGGGAAAACAGCTTAAAAAACTAGATGTCAGCACACTTGAAACGACCGTCCTTTACGACGAAAGGCCAGGAATTCAATTAGGACACCCACACATCTCAGCGGATAAAAAATATATTGGCATGGCGCGAAATGAAAGGGTTCCTATTGAAAGAGGAGCGAATTACAGAGGGTTTAAGGAAACGATGTATGCTACTAAAAAGGGCTGGATTACCCTTATTAGTCTGGATGGAGCGGAAGTATTTGATGTGTTTGAAGATACACATTGGCTGGGCCATTTTCAATTTTCACCTACCCATAGCAGCCTGGCCACCTTTTGTCATGAAGGGCCATGGAACCTCGTCCATCAACGAATATGGCTTTTAGATATTAGAGCACGTTCGGTACAGCCTGTATTTAGGCAAGGCGAAGATGATTGTATCGGACATGAATTCTGGACATCTGATGGAAAAATATTTTTTGATAATCGTAGAAAAGGGCATGATGGAACCATCACGGTTCACAAGACCCAAGCGACCATCCAAAAAGAAGAGGAAACGGGGCAGATTCCTTTCGTCGGATTAGCGGATGAAAATGGTCAATTACTACGAAAAATCGACTTGCCGTATTACTGTAACCATTATCATAGTAACAGTGACAATACGCTGCTGATCGGCGATGAGGTGGAAAATCTCGTGTTAGTTGATATAAGCGGAGAACAAGCAACCATTGAAACGTTATGTTCTCACTACACGAGCTGGAACACGCAAAGAACCCACTGTCATCCGACGTTTAGCTGGGATAATACAAAAATCTTATTTACATCAGACCGTGACGGAGTCTGTAATTTATATTTAGTAGAATTGCCAAAATAG
- a CDS encoding VOC family protein, which yields MILGVFPYLVLNGNGQEAVKFYEHALDAKVISVQTFGDMPGKSDLPEEAKNRVLNAQLKVGDVHLMLSDNFPGNPYQLGDQVTIAISISDVEKSKEVFGKLEDGGKVIMPLQETFWSSSYGQVTDKFGITWQVSTEPK from the coding sequence ATGATTTTAGGAGTTTTCCCTTATTTGGTTTTAAACGGAAATGGACAAGAAGCAGTGAAGTTTTATGAACATGCATTGGATGCAAAGGTCATTTCAGTTCAGACGTTCGGTGACATGCCCGGGAAATCTGACTTGCCTGAGGAAGCAAAAAATCGTGTATTAAATGCCCAATTAAAAGTTGGAGATGTACACCTTATGCTGTCTGATAACTTTCCAGGAAATCCCTATCAACTAGGTGATCAAGTAACGATTGCTATTTCTATTAGTGATGTTGAAAAATCAAAAGAAGTATTCGGGAAATTAGAGGATGGCGGTAAAGTAATTATGCCGTTACAAGAAACATTCTGGAGCTCCTCTTACGGACAAGTCACCGATAAATTCGGAATTACCTGGCAGGTTTCGACGGAACCCAAATAA
- a CDS encoding altronate dehydratase family protein has product MLDIIQIHDIDNVVVALKDLRVGQTFTVNDTVIELKEDVPRGHKIAIKNMVVNEHVVKYGYPIGHAVKEISVGEHVHTHNTKTNLDGIQEYQFNQKLQTLSYKNESLTFNGYKRKNGSVGIRNELWIVPTVGCVNGVAERMIKLFEKEVDDIHPFENVLVLKHNYGCSQLGDDHENTRKILRDAVLHPNAGGVLVLGLGCENNNLYEFKDSLGEFDEDRVKFLVSQEVSDEIEAGVELLKELYEQAKNDQREPVPLSELKVGLKCGGSDGFSGITANPLLGRFSDFLVAQGGTTVLTEVPEMFGAETILMERAADGEVFEKTVELINDFKEYFIENKQPVYENPSPGNKAGGITTLEDKSLGCTQKAGTSTVIDVVKYGERLKQKGLNLLSAPGNDLVASSALAAAGCQLVLFTTGRGTPFGTFVPTMKISTNTPIFETKPHWIDFNAGVLLEKDSDVVLGEFIDYIIKVASGQLVNNEKNDFREMAIFKKGVTL; this is encoded by the coding sequence GTGTTGGATATCATCCAGATACACGATATTGATAATGTCGTTGTGGCGCTAAAGGATTTACGAGTGGGTCAAACTTTTACAGTAAATGATACCGTGATCGAGCTTAAGGAAGATGTGCCGAGAGGTCATAAGATTGCCATTAAAAACATGGTTGTCAATGAACATGTGGTAAAGTACGGCTATCCGATTGGTCACGCCGTGAAAGAAATTTCGGTGGGAGAACATGTTCATACCCATAACACGAAAACGAATTTAGACGGCATTCAAGAATATCAATTTAATCAAAAGCTACAAACCCTTTCCTATAAAAATGAAAGCCTAACCTTTAATGGATATAAAAGAAAGAATGGTAGTGTCGGTATTCGTAATGAGCTTTGGATTGTTCCAACCGTTGGCTGTGTCAATGGGGTGGCGGAACGAATGATCAAGCTGTTTGAAAAAGAAGTCGACGATATCCATCCATTTGAAAATGTACTTGTGTTAAAGCACAATTATGGCTGCTCCCAATTAGGGGACGACCATGAAAATACGAGAAAAATTTTACGCGATGCTGTTCTTCATCCGAATGCAGGCGGAGTCCTGGTATTGGGACTGGGCTGTGAAAATAACAATCTATATGAATTTAAGGATAGCTTAGGAGAGTTTGATGAAGACCGAGTGAAGTTCTTAGTCTCTCAGGAAGTGTCCGATGAAATCGAAGCGGGTGTCGAGCTTCTGAAGGAACTGTATGAACAGGCGAAAAATGACCAGCGTGAACCGGTGCCGTTATCTGAATTAAAAGTAGGGTTGAAATGCGGGGGATCGGATGGCTTCTCCGGTATTACGGCTAATCCGCTGCTTGGAAGATTCTCAGATTTCTTAGTTGCCCAGGGTGGAACCACCGTCCTAACAGAGGTGCCAGAAATGTTCGGTGCGGAAACCATCCTGATGGAGCGTGCGGCAGATGGAGAGGTGTTCGAAAAGACGGTGGAATTAATCAATGATTTCAAGGAATATTTCATTGAAAATAAACAACCTGTCTATGAAAATCCATCACCAGGAAACAAAGCAGGTGGGATTACAACCTTGGAGGATAAGTCTCTCGGATGTACACAAAAAGCCGGTACCTCTACGGTAATCGATGTCGTTAAATACGGGGAGCGCCTAAAACAAAAGGGACTGAATTTGTTAAGTGCACCTGGAAATGATCTAGTTGCCTCTTCTGCCTTAGCAGCGGCCGGCTGCCAATTGGTTTTATTCACAACGGGTCGTGGAACTCCGTTTGGTACGTTTGTGCCAACAATGAAAATTTCAACGAACACACCTATTTTCGAAACCAAGCCACATTGGATTGATTTTAACGCAGGTGTATTGCTTGAGAAGGACTCCGATGTAGTCCTGGGAGAATTTATAGATTACATCATAAAGGTGGCAAGCGGCCAATTAGTCAATAACGAGAAAAATGATTTTAGAGAGATGGCTATTTTTAAAAAGGGTGTGACTTTGTAG
- a CDS encoding class III extradiol ring-cleavage dioxygenase produces MLPSLFIAHGAPLLAIENNKYTQFLNQLGRTLPRPKAIVLFSAHWESNMQQVSSAPEYRTIYDFGGFPEALYKIEYPAKGNHDITKEITELFTSQGVSYEVDASRGLDHGAWVVLRMLYPDADIPVISMSVNPNLSPAEQYQIGKSLAGLREKDVLIIASGGTVHNLRALNWDKDLTGGIDDWALAFDEWLARHLKNWDVESLFNYQTLAPTANLAVPSYGTEHFIPIFYALGAADTGKKAELLHRSYRYGSLSHSVWQFN; encoded by the coding sequence ATGCTTCCATCATTATTTATCGCACACGGAGCTCCGTTACTTGCGATTGAAAACAATAAGTACACTCAGTTTTTAAATCAATTAGGCCGTACTCTGCCAAGACCAAAGGCTATTGTTTTATTTTCTGCCCACTGGGAGTCGAATATGCAACAGGTGAGCAGTGCCCCTGAATACCGAACGATTTATGACTTTGGCGGGTTTCCTGAAGCCTTGTACAAAATAGAATATCCAGCAAAGGGAAATCATGACATCACGAAAGAAATTACCGAACTATTCACTAGCCAAGGTGTTTCATATGAAGTGGATGCTTCGCGCGGATTGGATCATGGTGCATGGGTCGTATTGAGAATGCTGTATCCAGATGCAGATATACCTGTGATTTCGATGTCGGTTAATCCAAACCTTTCACCTGCGGAACAGTATCAGATTGGAAAGTCCTTAGCAGGTTTAAGGGAAAAGGATGTTTTAATCATTGCCAGTGGAGGAACAGTGCATAATCTTCGGGCTTTAAATTGGGATAAGGACCTTACTGGAGGTATTGACGATTGGGCACTTGCGTTTGATGAATGGCTAGCACGCCATCTGAAAAATTGGGATGTAGAATCACTTTTTAACTATCAGACGTTGGCTCCAACAGCAAACCTAGCGGTGCCTTCATATGGAACTGAGCACTTCATTCCTATTTTTTATGCGCTTGGTGCAGCGGATACTGGAAAAAAAGCAGAATTACTGCACCGCAGCTACCGATATGGAAGTTTAAGCCATAGTGTGTGGCAGTTTAATTAA
- a CDS encoding VOC family protein: MGEFHSKPYVYVGEVNIKVKDLENSVAFYETIIGLQVLEKGEGRAVLTADGETPLVTLEQPEDVISKAGRTTGLYHFAILLPTRADLSVFLRHLLETGYPLGAADHYVSEALYLNDPDGNGIEVYRDRPADEWTWKNGMVDMATEQLDAQGILAASDAEWKGLPAETLMGHIHLHVADLQQAEEYYTKGLGFERVATYPQAAFLSTGKYHHHIAINTWQGVGAPTPPRNSIGLNWYTLVFLDTSVREAVVKQLQQLGAPITKEHDYYLTNDPAGNQIRLVV; this comes from the coding sequence ATGGGAGAATTTCATAGTAAACCCTATGTATATGTTGGAGAAGTAAATATTAAGGTGAAAGACCTAGAAAACTCGGTTGCTTTTTACGAAACCATTATTGGTTTACAGGTCTTAGAAAAAGGAGAGGGTCGCGCAGTTTTGACTGCAGACGGGGAAACTCCCTTAGTTACGCTTGAACAGCCTGAAGATGTAATTTCCAAAGCCGGCCGTACAACAGGTTTGTACCATTTCGCCATATTATTGCCGACAAGAGCCGATTTATCGGTCTTTTTGCGTCATTTACTGGAAACCGGGTATCCACTGGGTGCTGCCGACCATTATGTAAGTGAAGCATTGTATCTAAATGATCCTGATGGCAACGGGATTGAAGTATACCGCGACCGCCCTGCAGATGAGTGGACCTGGAAAAATGGAATGGTAGATATGGCAACCGAACAACTTGATGCACAGGGAATTCTCGCTGCGAGTGATGCCGAGTGGAAGGGGCTGCCAGCTGAAACGTTGATGGGTCATATCCATCTCCATGTAGCAGATTTGCAGCAAGCAGAAGAATATTACACAAAAGGTCTCGGGTTTGAACGGGTTGCTACGTATCCTCAAGCAGCTTTTCTGTCGACTGGTAAATACCATCATCATATTGCGATTAACACTTGGCAGGGAGTGGGGGCACCGACACCGCCAAGAAACAGCATCGGCTTAAATTGGTATACACTTGTATTCCTAGATACGTCTGTTAGAGAAGCTGTGGTGAAGCAGCTTCAACAATTAGGTGCACCTATAACGAAAGAGCATGATTATTATTTAACCAATGATCCGGCGGGTAATCAAATTCGGTTAGTAGTTTAA